The following are from one region of the Stanieria sp. NIES-3757 genome:
- a CDS encoding Holliday junction DNA helicase RuvA, with protein sequence MISYLKGKIIEIVKNPNNRFFLVIEVNNIGYEVQICQRFSRQLSVQQQEIIQIFTHQQIQEDRHTLYGFSSLAERDLFRELISVSGIGAQLALALIDTLELSDLVGAIVTSNINVLSKTPGVGKKTAERIALELKSKLAQWREIKGIEITTSTSSVSVKSEIIEDLEMTLLALGYTPIEIEQAITALSQDNQLLKNNNIEEWIRSAIAWLSGE encoded by the coding sequence ATGATTAGTTACCTCAAAGGAAAAATAATAGAAATAGTTAAAAATCCAAATAATCGATTTTTTTTAGTAATTGAAGTTAATAATATAGGCTATGAAGTGCAAATTTGCCAACGTTTTTCTCGCCAATTATCAGTTCAACAACAAGAAATAATTCAAATCTTTACTCATCAACAAATTCAAGAAGATCGACACACTCTTTATGGTTTTTCTTCGTTAGCAGAAAGAGATTTATTTCGGGAGTTAATTAGCGTTAGTGGTATTGGCGCACAGTTAGCTTTAGCTTTAATTGATACTTTAGAACTTTCTGACTTAGTTGGAGCAATTGTTACTAGTAATATTAACGTATTAAGTAAAACTCCTGGTGTGGGTAAAAAAACTGCAGAAAGAATTGCTTTAGAATTAAAATCCAAACTTGCTCAGTGGCGAGAAATTAAAGGAATAGAAATTACAACCTCTACTTCTTCTGTTTCTGTTAAATCCGAAATTATTGAAGATTTAGAAATGACTTTACTTGCCCTTGGTTACACTCCTATAGAAATTGAACAAGCAATTACTGCTCTTAGTCAAGACAATCAATTACTGAAAAATAACAATATAGAAGAGTGGATTAGAAGTGCGATCGCATGGTTGAGTGGAGAGTAA
- a CDS encoding purine or other phosphorylase family 1: MTLYHIGFSKQDLGNNLPQLALLSGEPERSRYLAETFLQNSRLLSDYRGLNSYLGYLPNGKPVLIATSGMGAPSLSIVVNELVQVGIQQIIRIGTCGSIQPHVQVGSIVISQGALCRQGAANDIAPLEYPAVADPFLTVALVETAQKLNLPYHLGITASVDTFYEGQERQESSANPNLQAWLIGITQQYRNLNILNYEMEAGTLFKMGSVYGFAAACVCGVVAQRTQAEDIILKDKDLAVNRAIQVAVAVNS; this comes from the coding sequence ATGACACTTTATCATATTGGTTTTAGCAAACAAGATTTAGGCAACAATCTTCCACAACTAGCATTATTATCTGGTGAACCAGAGCGATCGCGTTATCTTGCCGAAACTTTTCTTCAAAATAGTCGTTTACTTTCTGATTATCGGGGATTGAATAGTTATCTTGGTTATCTTCCCAATGGCAAACCTGTTTTAATTGCTACCAGTGGGATGGGTGCGCCTTCTCTAAGTATTGTTGTTAACGAATTAGTGCAGGTTGGTATTCAGCAAATTATTCGTATTGGTACTTGTGGTTCAATTCAACCTCATGTACAAGTAGGAAGTATTGTAATTAGTCAAGGTGCGTTATGTCGTCAAGGTGCTGCGAATGATATTGCACCGCTAGAATATCCTGCGGTTGCAGATCCTTTTTTAACTGTCGCTTTAGTAGAAACTGCCCAAAAATTAAACCTACCTTACCATCTTGGTATTACTGCTTCGGTAGATACTTTTTATGAAGGACAAGAACGTCAAGAATCTTCAGCTAATCCTAATTTACAAGCTTGGTTGATTGGTATTACCCAACAGTATCGTAATTTAAACATTCTTAATTATGAAATGGAAGCAGGAACTTTATTCAAAATGGGTTCAGTTTATGGTTTTGCTGCTGCTTGTGTTTGTGGAGTAGTGGCGCAACGTACCCAGGCAGAAGATATTATTTTAAAAGATAAAGATTTAGCAGTAAATCGAGCTATTCAAGTTGCAGTGGCAGTTAATAGTTAA
- a CDS encoding putative ATP/GTP-binding protein translates to MTKSFIKSFSVYGLFGKDDVHIPFDENIKILIGENGVGKTQVLNIFYYTLTKNFFKLGELPFEKIKIEFNDELVIIERKKIIEFLNERKYFLKRKIITGRDFIADDLHEYEYEIELIEGKNSYITQKRKKRRPKNIELSPYLVDCSNIIDNNLNKKNILYFPTFRRVEEDLHNLGYDEEELSLNKEDTRLIHFGMDDVQKRFDTVEKRIDSLLKEGFTKISSEILSKLVKGFGDTNKKIIDKISETDIDIILARVGDQISDTEKSKIREIVLNKEVSNIDNSLFYFIQTLVEIYEKQKKLDESINRFKEVCNGYLISKQVFYDESNIKIYIKSDKSSEPLALNKLSSGEKQIISIFSKIYLSEDERQFIVLFDEPELSLSMPWQKKLLPDILASKKCDFLLAVTHSPFIFDNELDLYAMGLNEYIQSQNKVTA, encoded by the coding sequence ATGACAAAAAGTTTCATAAAGTCTTTTTCAGTATACGGTCTTTTTGGAAAAGATGATGTTCATATTCCCTTTGATGAGAATATAAAAATTCTTATCGGAGAAAATGGAGTAGGTAAAACACAAGTATTAAATATATTTTATTATACTCTTACTAAAAATTTTTTTAAACTTGGTGAATTACCATTTGAGAAAATAAAGATAGAATTTAACGACGAGCTTGTTATTATTGAACGAAAGAAAATCATAGAATTTTTAAATGAAAGAAAATATTTTTTAAAACGTAAAATTATTACAGGTCGGGATTTTATTGCTGACGATTTACATGAATATGAGTATGAGATCGAATTAATCGAAGGTAAAAATAGCTATATAACCCAAAAAAGAAAAAAAAGAAGACCGAAGAATATAGAATTATCTCCTTATCTTGTTGATTGCAGTAATATTATTGATAATAACTTAAATAAAAAGAATATATTATACTTCCCTACATTTAGAAGAGTGGAAGAAGATTTGCATAACTTAGGTTATGACGAAGAAGAGTTATCTTTAAATAAAGAAGATACTCGTTTAATTCATTTTGGGATGGATGATGTCCAAAAAAGATTTGATACTGTTGAGAAACGTATAGATTCTTTACTCAAAGAAGGTTTTACTAAAATCTCTAGTGAAATATTAAGTAAATTAGTTAAAGGTTTTGGAGATACAAATAAAAAAATAATAGATAAAATTAGTGAAACTGATATTGATATTATTCTTGCTAGAGTTGGCGATCAAATTTCTGATACAGAAAAATCTAAGATTAGAGAAATTGTTTTAAATAAAGAAGTATCTAACATTGACAATTCTTTATTCTATTTTATTCAAACTTTAGTTGAAATATACGAAAAACAAAAAAAGCTTGATGAGTCAATTAATAGATTTAAAGAAGTGTGTAATGGTTATCTCATTAGTAAGCAAGTATTTTATGACGAAAGTAATATCAAAATTTATATTAAGTCAGATAAGAGTAGTGAACCATTAGCATTGAATAAACTTTCGTCAGGAGAAAAACAAATTATTTCAATTTTCTCAAAGATTTATCTTTCCGAAGATGAGCGACAATTTATTGTCTTATTCGACGAACCAGAATTATCACTATCGATGCCTTGGCAGAAAAAATTATTGCCAGATATTTTAGCTTCCAAGAAATGTGATTTTCTTTTGGCGGTAACTCATTCACCATTTATCTTCGATAATGAGTTAGATCTCTATGCTATGGGCTTAAACGAATATATTCAATCTCAAAATAAAGTTACAGCTTAG